Within the Comamonadaceae bacterium OTU4NAUVB1 genome, the region GTAGAGCACGATGCCCGGGCGCACCCAGTCGGCGCGCGTGCGCTCGGCATGGCGCAGCACGGCGGCGCTGTTGGCCAGCGAGCGTTCGCCCGGCAGGTCCTGCGTGACCCGCTCGAAGGTGGACAGCGCCGCATCGATGCCACGCTCGCCGTCGGCGTCGCTGAAGTGCGTCATCAGCGAGATCTCGTCGACCTGGGGCAGGGCGTTCAGGCGTGTCCAGGCGGCGCGGTAGCGCTCGGGCGCGAAGCCCAGGCGGTTCATGCCGGAATTCATCTTCAGGAACACCCGGTGCGGCACCTGCGTCTTGTGCGCGGCCAGCATGTCGATCTGCGCGTCGGAGTGCACCGTGTGCCACAGGCCCAGGCGCGAGCAGAGTTCGAGGTCGCGCGGTTCGAAGACGCCCTCGAGCAGCAGCACCGGCCCGCGCCAGCCCAGAGCGCGCACGCGCTCGGCCTCGCCCAGGTCGAGCAGCGCGAAGCCGTCGGCGGCCCGCAGGCCGTCGAACGCGCGCTCGATGCCGTGGCCGTAAGCGTCGGCCTTGACCACCGCCCACACGCGCGCGTCGAGCGCGAAACGGCGCACGCACGCGAGGTTGTGGCGCAAGGCATCGCGATGAACGGTGGCGAGGATGGGACGGGGCACGGGCGGACGACCTTTTCACGGAGATGGCGAGACCCGTGAATTCCTGCACGCAAGGCGCAGGAAACCTGGGGTTTTGCGCCAGATTTTGGCATTTCACCCCATGCTATAACCGCGCTCACGAACGTGCGTTCTTTTTACTTAAGACGCCTTTTTTCCCCGCCCCACACGCCAGTCCACTGGCCAGCCAGCCCATCGATGAAGCGCGGTTTCTACACCATCATGTCGGCCCAGTTCTTCTCGTCGCTGGCCGACAACGCGCTCTTCGTGGCTGCCGTCGAACTGATGCGAACCTCGGGCGCGCCCGAGTGGCAACGCGCCGCGCTGGTGCCCATCTTCACGCTCTTCTATGTCGCGCTGGCGCCGCTGGTGGGAGCCTTCGCCGACGCCTTTCCCAAGGGCAAGGTCATGTTCGCCAGCAACGCCATCAAGGTGGCGGGCTGCCTGATGATGCTGTTCGGCTCGCACCCCCTGCTGGCCTACGCGGTGGTCGGGCTCGGGGCCGCGGCGTACTCGCCGGCCAAGTACGGCATCCTCACCGAGCTGCTGCCCTCGTCGCAGCTGGTCAAGGCCAACGGCTGGATCGAGGGCCTCACCATCGCCTCGATCATCCTGGGCATCGTGCTGGGCGGCCAGCTCGTGGGGCACATGGTGTCGAGCCACCTGCTGGCGCTGGACTTTCCGGTCCTCGACACCGCCATCGACACGCCGCCCGAGGCGGCGATCTCGATGCTGATCTTCATCTACGCGCTGGCGGCCTGGTTCAACACGCGCATCCCGCACACCGGCGTCGAGATGCGCCCGGTGCGCGCCAACCCGCAGCACGGCATGGCGCGC harbors:
- the alr gene encoding alanine racemase codes for the protein MPRPILATVHRDALRHNLACVRRFALDARVWAVVKADAYGHGIERAFDGLRAADGFALLDLGEAERVRALGWRGPVLLLEGVFEPRDLELCSRLGLWHTVHSDAQIDMLAAHKTQVPHRVFLKMNSGMNRLGFAPERYRAAWTRLNALPQVDEISLMTHFSDADGERGIDAALSTFERVTQDLPGERSLANSAAVLRHAERTRADWVRPGIVLYGSAPDHPEHDAAHWRLRPGMTLATRLIGVQSLAPGATVGYGSNFVADAAMTLGVAAIGYADGYPRHAPTGTPVLVDGVRTRVVGRVSMDMVTIDLEPVLRARGGAGAARAPGIGSEVTLWGRAADGTVLCIDEVARAAGTVGYELMCAVAPRVPVAVDD